In Cicer arietinum cultivar CDC Frontier isolate Library 1 chromosome 7, Cicar.CDCFrontier_v2.0, whole genome shotgun sequence, a single window of DNA contains:
- the LOC101489023 gene encoding uncharacterized protein, producing the protein MRTRNSDSSSKSTTSKKTPPPRKSATKSAVASPPPKRTPTSKTRNAKKIEVSPTTDPSSGFNPDQSQKQKPLARATTTKSAKRKTPGKPRTKVVAVTPNLEEQLEAEADETPVADSYEAAEQVEEPGNVKAVVAGNIESEKEGEQSFGCDGLFDGTEQKPMEVDEPVAGKVCKLVEKGKNMADAEPVVSPDASLSFKRSGHIIVDLNISMADNEDYTGAKEGGEESKEEDLNIQEGERGMEELKEQEGGKGKNMLKEQEGEKGKEELNQQKSEKEMEEFKVQEREKEKEELKEQEEFKIHDGETGNKELKEQEGEKEKEELKEQKGEKGKEVLEEPEGKKEKEELKAHEGEKEKEELKEEELEKAHEVLKEPEGKKEKEELKAHEGEKEKEELKEEELEKAHEVLKEPEGKKEKEELKAHEGEKEKEELKEEELEKAHEVLKEPEGKKEKEELKAHEGEKEKEELNEEELEKAKGEETNIVEHEEHSNVEVKAQLQKDVNLNHYGVDGPKRDELLDFGEQGRVELDEEDPEENPEEDPEEPPEETETLDEEHMELEAIAKQRKINKEHEIFVGGLDHDATEEDLRKVFQRIGDVVEVRLHKRSSTNKNKGYAFVKFASKEHAKKALSEMKNPVIHGKRCGTAPSEDNDTLFLGNICNTWTKDAIKQKLKDYGVEGVENITLVPDVQRQGMSRGFAFIDFSCHADAMLAYKRLQKPDVILGHAERTAKVAFAEPTREPDPEIMAKVKSVFINGLPLHWDEDHVRKLLKSYGEIIKIVLARNMSTAKRKDYGFVDFSTHEAAVACIDGVNKSELKDGASKVKVRARLSNPLPKTPAVKGGMCGGFRIGHARSGTIPRSGRGFGRGRQPFSNRGHFNRDRGFHHHGGRSQIGRMSLHGDPDFSMHPDFHHTQRQFGPQGAMPMRGGHYAGSRGGAAFAGPSRQYHDRAWYGIPDGGPGEPIPPRRPYSPGGQFDMPFMGRHIDDPYLYDDNMHGIKRPFYMTDPEPDYMGPNRLRPRFDYADPSLFHGSQYHDYAGAGSRQYLPDYYGSDHGGGPYSSFYRGDGPHGHRYY; encoded by the exons ATGAGAACTCGAAACTCCGATTCGTCTTCCAAATCCACAACTTCTAAGAAGACGCCGCCGCCGAGGAAATCCGCCACCAAATCCGCCGTAGCATCCCCTCCACCAAAGCGCACGCCTACTTCAAAAACAAGAAACGCTAAGAAGATTGAGGTATCGCCCACAACCGATCCTTCATCTGGTTTCAATCCGGATCAATCTC AGAAGCAGAAACCATTAGCCAGGGCTACCACTACGAAATCTGCAAAGCGAAAAACACCAGGGAAACCGAGAACAAAAGTGGTTGCTGTCACTCCAAATTTGGAAGAGCAATTGGAGGCAGAAGCAGATGAAACTCCAGTTGCAGACAGTTATGAGGCAGCAGAGCAAGTGGAAGAACCTGGAAATGTTAAAGCCGTCGTTGCAGGTAATATTGAGAGTGAGAAAGAGGGGGAACAAAGTTTTGGCTGTGATGGATTATTTGATGGGACGGAACAAAAGCCCATGGAAGTGGATGAACCTGTTGCTGGAAAAGTTTGCAAATTGGTCGAAAAGGGAAAGAACATGGCAGATGCTGAACCAGTTGTTTCTCCGGATGCTTCCTTGTCTTTTAAACGATCAGGACACATCATTGTGGACCTCAATATATCCATGGCGGATAATGAAGATTATACTGGTGCAAAGGAGGGAGGGGAAGAGTCGAAAGAGGAAGACTTAAACATACAGGAGGGAGAGAGAGGAATGGAAGAGTTGAAAGAACAGGAAGGAGGAAAAGGAAAGAACATGTTGAAAGAGCAAGAAGGAGAGAAAGGAAAGGAAGAGTTGAACCAACAGAAAAGTGAGAAAGAAATGGAAGAGTTTAAAGTAcaggaaagagaaaaagaaaaggaagagtTGAAAGAACAGGAAGAGTTTAAAATACATGATGGAGAAACTGGAAACAAAGAGTTGAAAGAACAGGAGGGCGAGAAAGAAAAGGAGGAGTTGAAAGAACAAAAAGGAGAGAAGGGAAAGGAAGTGTTAGAAGAACcagaaggaaagaaagaaaaagaagagttGAAAGCACATGAAGGAGAGAAAGAGAAGGAAGAGTTAAAAGAAGAGGAGCTAGAAAAAGCACATGAAGTGTTAAAAGAACcagaaggaaagaaagaaaaagaagagttGAAAGCACATGAAGGAGAGAAAGAGAAGGAAGAGTTAAAAGAAGAGGAGCTAGAAAAAGCACATGAAGTGTTAAAAGAACcagaaggaaagaaagaaaaagaagagttGAAAGCACATGAAGGAGAGAAAGAGAAGGAAGAGTTAAAAGAAGAGGAGCTAGAAAAAGCACATGAAGTGTTAAAAGAACcagaaggaaagaaagaaaaagaagagttGAAAGCACATGAAGGAGAGAAAGAGAAGGAAGAGTTAAACGAAGAGGAGCTAGAAAAAGCAAAAGGAGAGGAAACCAACATTGTTGAACATGAAGAGCACTCTAATGTAGAAGTAAAAGCTCAGCTGCAAAAAGACGTGAATCTCAACCATTATGGTGTCGATGGGCCAAAGAGAGATGAATTGTTAGATTTTGGAGAACAAGGGAGGGTGGAGCTTGATGAGGAAGATCCAGAGGAAAATCCAGAAGAAGATCCAGAGGAACCACCGGAAGAAACTGAGACATTGGATGAAGAGCATATGGAATTGGAAGCCATTGCAAAGCAGCGAAAGATTAACAAAGAGCATGAAATATTTGTTGGTGGACTGGACCATGATGCTACAGAGGAAGATCTGAGAAAGGTTTTTCAGAGAATTGGGGACGTAGTGGAAGTCAGGTTGCATAAACGTTcttcaactaataaaaataagggCTATGCTTTTGTGAAGTTTGCTAGCAAGGAACATGCAAAGAAAGCTTTGTCTGAAATGAAGAACCCTGTT ATACATGGAAAACGATGTGGCACCGCTCCTAGTGAGGATAATGACACATTATTCTTGGGTAATATTTGCAATACATGGACAAAAGATGCT ATTAAACAAAAGCTGAAGGACTATGGTGTAGAAGGGGTTGAAAACATTACACTCGTACCAGATGTTCAACGTCAAGGCATGAGCCGGGGCTTTGCATTCATTGACTTTTCTTGTCATGCTGATGCCATGCTTGCATACAAGAGGCTTCAAAAGCCTGATGTCATCCTTGGTCACGCTGAGCGAACTGCTAAGGTAGCCTTTGCCGAACCCACACGTGAACCAGACCCAGAGATAATGGCAAAGGTGAAATCTGTATTTATTAACGGCCTCCCTCTTCACTGGGACGAAGATCATGTGAGGAAGCTGCTTAAATCTTACGgtgaaattataaaaattgttttggCGAGGAATATGTCCACAGCTAAGAGGAAAGATTATGGATTTGTTGATTTTTCTACACATGAAGCTGCTGTAGCTTGTATTGATGGTGTTAATAAATCAGAATTGAAAGATGGGGCATCAAAG GTTAAAGTGAGAGCCAGGCTTTCAAACCCTTTGCCTAAAACGCCGGCTGTCAAGGGTGGCATGTGTGGTGGCTTCCGAATTGGTCATGCTAGAAGTGGAACCATACCAAGATCTG GAAGAGGTTTTGGGCGGGGAAGACAACCCTTTAGTAACCGGGGACATTTCAACAGGGACAGAGGTTTCCATCATCATGGGGGACGCAGTCAAATTGGAAGAATGAGTCTTCATGGTGACCCTGATTTTAGTATGCATCCAGATTTCCATCACACTCAGAGGCAATTTGGTCCACAAG GAGCTATGCCTATGAGGGGCGGACATTATGCAGGTAGTCGAGGTGGTGCTGCATTTGCTGGTCCATCTAGACAATATCATGATAGAGCATGGTATGGTATCCCCGATGGAGGTCCCGGTGAGCCTATTCCTCCAAGAAGGCCCTACTCACCAGGAGGACAGTTTGACATGCCTTTTATGGGAAGGCATATCGACGATCCATATTTATATGATGACAATATGCATGGAATCAAACGTCCATTTTATATGACT GACCCTGAACCTGATTACATGGGGCCTAATAGACTTCGCCCCCGATTTGATTATGCCGATCCATCTCTATTTCACGGATCCCAATACCATG ATTATGCTGGGGCTGGCAGCAGACAGTACCTACCAGACTATTATGGTTCTGAT CACGGTGGAGGTCCATATTCATCTTTTTATAGGGGCGACGGCCCACATGGACACAGATACTATTAG
- the LOC101489352 gene encoding endoglucanase 10-like: protein MEQRISESNTKHYGTALCWWLTVSIVAILVVCAGLFTILTNFHHHSHSHSHSPQQPSNIVPKYASSLQLALQFFDVQKSGKVQNNRVWWRGDSGLRDGIEANLDLSKGMYDAGDLIKFGFPMAFTATVLSWAILEYGHHMDAVNQLDYALDSLNWITDYLVNAHPFADVLYIQVGDPEVDHNCWERPEDMTEKRPLTQINSSFPGTEVAAETAAALASASLVFKDINLTYSEILLEHAQQLFTFADTYKVSYGVSIPQIGKFYNSSGYDDELLWAGSWLYHATKDPSYLTYVTEKNENEFGSLGSLSWFSWDDKHAATQVLLSRVNFFDVRGISDEENLDLQKYREATEILMCKLLPDSQTATTNRTKSGLIWVVPWNSLQHSVASAFLAVLYSDYMLTSQTEFLYCSGKMYKPVDLRKFAISQVEYVLGENPMRMSFVVGYGNEYPKYTHHRGSSIPFDAKTGCRDGFKWYDSPQPNPNVAFGALVGGPFFNDTYNDFRNNSMQAEPTTYSNALLVALLSGLVATSNVVLSF, encoded by the exons ATGGAACAAAGGATTAGTGAATCAAACACAAAACACTATGGCACTGCACTGTGTTGGTGGTTAACAGTTTCCATCGTAGCAATCCTCGTAGTTTGTGCTGGTCTTTTCACCATACTAACCAACTTTCATCATCACTCTCATTCTCATTCTCATTCTCCTCAACAACCCTCCAACATCGTTCCCAAATACGCCTCTTCTCTTCAATTAGCCCTCCAATTCTTCGACGTCCAAAAAT CTGGTAAGGTGCAGAATAATAGGGTTTGGTGGAGAGGGGATTCGGGGTTACGAGACGGGATTGAAGCGAATTTGGATTTATCCAAAGGAATGTATGATGCTGGTGATCTTATCAAATTTGGATTTCCTATGGCTTTCACTGCTACTGTCTTGTCTTGGGCTATTCTTGAATATGGACATCACATGGATGCAGTGAACCAGTTAGATTATGCATTAGATTCTCTCAACTGGATCACTGATTATCTTGTTAATGCACATCCTTTTGCTGATGTTCTTTACATTCAG GTAGGGGATCCTGAAGTGGATCACAATTGCTGGGAAAGGCCTGAAGACATGACCGAGAAAAGGCCACTAACTCAAATTAACTCATCTTTCCCAGGAACAGAAGTTGCTGCAGAAACTGCAGCAGCACTAGCCTCAGCATCTCTTGTTTTTAAGGATATTAACCTCACTTACTCTGAGATTCTACTTGAACATGCTCAACAACTGTTTACTTTTGCTGATACATACAAAGTTTCCTACGGTGTCAGCATCCCTCAAATTGGAAAGTTCTATAACTCATCTGGCTATGATGATGAACTTTTATGGGCAGGTTCTTGGCTCTATCATGCTACAAAGGATCCATCATATCTAACTTACGTGACAGAAAAGAATGAGAATGAATTTGGCAGTTTAGGAAGTTTATCTTGGTTTAGTTGGGATGATAAGCATGCTGCAACTCAG GTTCTTTTGTCAAGAGTAAATTTCTTTGATGTTAGAGGTATCTCTGATGAAGAGAACCTTGACCTTCAGAAGTACAGAGAAGCTACTGAAATACTAATGTGCAAGCTCTTACCGGATTCACAAACAGCCACAACCAACAGAACCAAAA GTGGACTAATTTGGGTGGTACCATGGAACTCTTTGCAACATTCAGTGGCTTCTGCCTTCTTAGCTGTTCTTTATAGTGATTACATGTTGACATCTCAAACTGAATTCCTATATTGTAGTGGAAAAATGTATAAGCCAGTAGATCTTCGTAAATTCGCCATTTCTCAG GTAGAGTATGTTTTAGGAGAAAATCCAATGAGAATGAGTTTTGTTGTGGGATATGGAAATGAGTACCCTAAATATACACATCATAGAGGATCTTCAATTCCTTTTGATGCAAAAACTGGGTGTAGGGATGGATTCAAGTGGTATGACTCACCTCAACCAAATCCTAATGTGGCATTTGGAGCTTTAGTGGGTGGCCCCTTTTTTAATGACACATATAATGATTTTAGGAACAACTCAATGCAAGCTGAACCAACCACTTACAGTAATGCACTTTTGGTTGCTCTTCTTTCTGGCTTGGTTGCCACTTCCAATGTTGTTTTGTCTTTCTAG
- the LOC101489679 gene encoding uncharacterized protein isoform X1 gives MAADEDIGMSGLKSQLSQSDETWKEGMERSQSQVDVLQEKLTEIKGSEEDSKKELEVLWRRVKTTSTLLTYLKSKARIMAIPHLAHTSCGIKKLDGVGLVDKDGIPLSGWSRNVDLSSFDGEDEESWIGISREHGSLDEQDAVYIGELLNSVQMVTDVMEALVKRVLLAESETTIEKEKVSSGQEEIMRKSVQLENMSIKLEEMERFALGTNGILNDMRQRVADLVEETTRQRQRAAENEEELCRVKQEFVSLKSYVSSLITVRETLLSSEKQFQTIEKLFERLVGKTTQLEGEKMQKEAEVQKLMEENVKLSTLLDKKEAQLLALNEQCKMMALSASNM, from the exons ATGGCGGCAGATGAAGATATTGGAATGTCAGGTTTGAAGTCTCAGTTGAGTCAATCAGATGAAACTTGGAAGGAAGGGATGGAAAGAAGCCAATCTCAGGTTGATGTGTTGCAAGAAAAGCTTACAGAGATAAAGGGCTCGGAGGAAGACTCAAAAAAGGAATTAGAGGTTCTGTGGCGAAGAGTCAAGACTACTTCGACCTTGTTGACGTACTTAAAATCGAAAGCGAGAATCATGGCTATTCCTCATCTAGCCCATACATCTTGTGGCATCAAAAAATTAGATGGAGTAGGGCTTGTCGACAAAGACGGGATTCCATTATCGGGTTGGTCTAGGAATGTTGATCTTTCTTCATTTGATGGCGAAGATGAAGAATCTTGGATAGGGATTAGCCGTGAGCATGGTTCATTAGACGAACAAGATGCTGTATATATAGGTGAGTTGCTCAATTCTGTTCAGATGGTCACTGATGTGATGGAAGCCCTTGTGAAAAGGGTTTTGTTGGCAGAATCAGAAACTACAATTGAGAAGGAAAAAGTAAGTTCAGGACAGGAAGAAATTATGCGAAAGTCTGTTCAGTTAGAGAATATGTCGATCAAATTAGAGGAGATGGAGCGTTTTGCTTTGGGGACAAATGGTATTTTGAATGACATGAGACAAAGAGTTGCGGATTTGGTGGAAGAAACAACTCGACAGAGACAACGGGCTGCTGAAAATGAAGAAGAGCTTTGTAGAGTGAAACAGGAATTTGTGTCTCTCAAATCATATGTCAGTAGTCTAATCACAGTGAGAGAAACCTTACTATCCTCGGAGAAGCAATTCCAAACTATTGAGAAGTTGTTTGAGCG GCTAGTTGGAAAGACTACCCAATTGGAGGGTGAGAAAATGCAGAAAGAGGCTGAAGTTCAGAAACTTATGGAAGAGAATGTAAAGCTGAGTACTTTGCTTGACAAGAAAGAGGCTCAACTTCTGGCATTGAATGAACAATGTAAGATGATGGCTTTGAGTGCTTCAAACATGTAA
- the LOC101489679 gene encoding uncharacterized protein isoform X2: protein MAADEDIGMSGLKSQLSQSDETWKEGMERSQSQVDVLQEKLTEIKGSEEDSKKELEVLWRRVKTTSTLLTYLKSKARIMAIPHLAHTSCGIKKLDGVGLVDKDGIPLSGWSRNVDLSSFDGEDEESWIGISREHGSLDEQDAVYIGELLNSVQMVTDVMEALVKRVLLAESETTIEKEKVSSGQEEIMRKSVQLENMSIKLEEMERFALGTNGILNDMRQRVADLVEETTRQRQRAAENEEELCRVKQEFVSLKSYVSSLITVRETLLSSEKQFQTIEKLFERN, encoded by the exons ATGGCGGCAGATGAAGATATTGGAATGTCAGGTTTGAAGTCTCAGTTGAGTCAATCAGATGAAACTTGGAAGGAAGGGATGGAAAGAAGCCAATCTCAGGTTGATGTGTTGCAAGAAAAGCTTACAGAGATAAAGGGCTCGGAGGAAGACTCAAAAAAGGAATTAGAGGTTCTGTGGCGAAGAGTCAAGACTACTTCGACCTTGTTGACGTACTTAAAATCGAAAGCGAGAATCATGGCTATTCCTCATCTAGCCCATACATCTTGTGGCATCAAAAAATTAGATGGAGTAGGGCTTGTCGACAAAGACGGGATTCCATTATCGGGTTGGTCTAGGAATGTTGATCTTTCTTCATTTGATGGCGAAGATGAAGAATCTTGGATAGGGATTAGCCGTGAGCATGGTTCATTAGACGAACAAGATGCTGTATATATAGGTGAGTTGCTCAATTCTGTTCAGATGGTCACTGATGTGATGGAAGCCCTTGTGAAAAGGGTTTTGTTGGCAGAATCAGAAACTACAATTGAGAAGGAAAAAGTAAGTTCAGGACAGGAAGAAATTATGCGAAAGTCTGTTCAGTTAGAGAATATGTCGATCAAATTAGAGGAGATGGAGCGTTTTGCTTTGGGGACAAATGGTATTTTGAATGACATGAGACAAAGAGTTGCGGATTTGGTGGAAGAAACAACTCGACAGAGACAACGGGCTGCTGAAAATGAAGAAGAGCTTTGTAGAGTGAAACAGGAATTTGTGTCTCTCAAATCATATGTCAGTAGTCTAATCACAGTGAGAGAAACCTTACTATCCTCGGAGAAGCAATTCCAAACTATTGAGAAGTTGTTTGAGCG GAACTGA
- the LOC101490437 gene encoding protein SMALL AUXIN UP-REGULATED RNA 12, with protein sequence MGIRKSNKLPQPDVIIKQIVKRCSSFGKKNGYNEEGLPEDVPKGHFVVYVGENRTRYIVPISWLPHPQFQTLLQRAEEEFGFNHDMGLTIPCDEVVFEFLTSMIR encoded by the coding sequence atgGGCATTAGAAAATCCAACAAGCTACCACAACCAGATGTTATAATCAAGCAAATCGTCAAAAGATGTTCAagttttggaaagaaaaatggATACAATGAAGAGGGTCTTCCTGAAGATGTACCAAAAGGTCATTTTGTTGTCTATGTTGGAGAAAACAGGACAAGATATATTGTTCCAATTTCATGGTTGCCTCATCCACAATTTCAAACTTTGCTTCAAAGAGCTGAAGAAGAATTTGGATTCAATCATGACATGGGACTTACTATTCCTTGTGATGAAGTTGTTTTTGAGTTTCTTACTTCAATGATTAGATAA